In the Bradyrhizobium guangzhouense genome, one interval contains:
- a CDS encoding ABC transporter permease, producing the protein MKRLRFNQQEIVFAVFALLFVVFSIFLNGFLTAENMLTLLQNVAVLGILGLAMAIVVIGRGIDISLIAALAVPPGLVLQMVQNGHSLPFSLLIAVLITIAFGVVNGWLIAYAEVPSLFATLATGLLLAGLGQAALFQLDVVQWSSGMNGFERLGQGTILGIPTSIVMFAIACIVVAVLLRQTRWGAYIYAIGDNPYAARVTGIPSRPIIVLQYVIAALIGCFAGLVMAASVNSMPTRVFNSTLIYDVILVVVLGGIGLSGGRGGVLNVIIGTLLIGTMLNGMTIMDISYAGQNLIKGVVLLLAVITDSFLNPRNEETAQQGDI; encoded by the coding sequence ATGAAGCGCCTCCGGTTCAACCAGCAAGAGATCGTCTTTGCCGTCTTTGCCTTGCTGTTCGTGGTCTTCTCGATCTTCCTGAATGGCTTTTTGACGGCCGAGAACATGCTGACGCTGCTCCAGAACGTGGCAGTGCTCGGTATCCTCGGCCTCGCCATGGCGATCGTCGTGATCGGTCGCGGCATCGACATCTCGCTGATCGCAGCGCTCGCGGTGCCTCCCGGGCTCGTGCTGCAAATGGTGCAGAACGGCCATTCACTCCCCTTCTCCTTGCTGATCGCCGTCCTGATCACCATCGCCTTCGGCGTCGTTAATGGCTGGCTGATCGCCTATGCCGAGGTCCCCTCGCTGTTTGCAACGCTCGCAACAGGCCTGTTGCTCGCCGGTCTCGGGCAAGCCGCCTTGTTCCAGCTCGACGTCGTGCAGTGGAGTTCGGGCATGAACGGCTTCGAGCGGCTCGGTCAGGGCACCATTCTCGGCATTCCCACATCGATCGTGATGTTCGCGATCGCCTGCATCGTGGTTGCCGTCCTGCTGCGCCAGACGCGTTGGGGGGCCTACATCTACGCGATCGGCGACAACCCTTACGCCGCACGTGTCACCGGCATTCCCTCCCGCCCGATCATTGTGCTGCAGTACGTGATCGCGGCCCTGATCGGCTGCTTCGCCGGTCTTGTGATGGCCGCATCGGTCAATTCGATGCCGACGCGCGTTTTCAACTCGACGCTGATCTACGACGTGATCCTGGTGGTCGTGCTGGGCGGCATCGGCCTCTCCGGCGGTCGCGGCGGCGTCTTGAACGTCATCATCGGCACGCTGCTGATCGGCACCATGCTCAACGGCATGACCATCATGGACATCTCCTACGCCGGGCAAAACCTGATCAAGGGCGTCGTCCTGCTGCTGGCCGTCATCACGGACTCCTTCCTGAATCCGCGCAACGAAGAAACGGCACAGCAAGGCGATATCTGA
- a CDS encoding sugar ABC transporter substrate-binding protein, which yields MTNLTKATLAALALAALTAPALAQQGLDEPFQKPFKEALAGKTVAYVPVAMNFDLTEGWYAGLKKELEPYGVKFVIRDANWNTNAGAQAVTSLITEKPAVMVVHNPDVQTYAKLLQRAENEGIYVIQINMGSAYRSSAFVGANWVEIGERQTEAVVKACEGKSNKIAIVQGALSAAASAYTLKGVENVLAKHPEIKVASSQAADWDAAKAKAITQTVLKQNPDLCGIVGLWDGMDIGTAAAVKEAGLTGKVFLATSGGGERKGACELVKSGAFDLDMSYDVPTQAAQMAGTIKWLLSSGAKPGSIKGSEYTTLIPITKENADSPTACWNLSDLKK from the coding sequence ATGACCAACCTTACAAAGGCTACACTCGCCGCACTGGCACTCGCGGCACTGACCGCACCGGCCCTGGCCCAGCAGGGCCTGGACGAGCCGTTCCAGAAGCCGTTCAAGGAAGCCCTCGCCGGCAAGACCGTGGCCTATGTGCCGGTGGCGATGAACTTCGATCTCACCGAGGGCTGGTACGCTGGGCTGAAGAAGGAGCTCGAGCCATACGGCGTCAAGTTCGTGATCCGCGATGCCAACTGGAACACCAATGCCGGCGCGCAGGCCGTGACTTCGCTGATCACCGAGAAGCCGGCCGTGATGGTCGTCCATAATCCGGACGTGCAGACTTACGCCAAGCTGCTCCAGCGCGCCGAAAACGAGGGCATCTACGTCATCCAGATCAACATGGGCTCGGCCTATCGCAGCTCCGCCTTCGTCGGCGCCAACTGGGTCGAGATCGGCGAACGCCAGACCGAGGCCGTGGTCAAGGCCTGCGAGGGCAAATCGAACAAGATCGCGATCGTGCAGGGCGCGCTCTCGGCCGCCGCGAGCGCCTACACGCTCAAGGGCGTCGAGAACGTTCTCGCCAAGCATCCGGAGATCAAGGTGGCATCGAGCCAGGCCGCCGACTGGGACGCCGCTAAGGCGAAGGCGATCACGCAGACGGTGCTGAAACAGAATCCCGATCTGTGCGGCATCGTCGGCCTCTGGGACGGCATGGACATCGGCACCGCTGCCGCAGTGAAGGAAGCTGGCCTCACCGGCAAGGTGTTCCTCGCCACCTCGGGCGGCGGCGAACGCAAGGGCGCCTGCGAGCTGGTGAAGTCAGGCGCGTTCGATCTCGACATGAGCTACGACGTGCCGACCCAGGCGGCGCAGATGGCCGGCACAATCAAGTGGTTGCTGTCGTCGGGCGCCAAGCCTGGCTCGATCAAGGGTTCGGAATACACCACGCTGATTCCGATCACCAAGGAGAACGCCGATAGTCCGACGGCCTGCTGGAATCTCAGCGACCTCAAGAAATAG
- a CDS encoding ABC transporter permease: MPMRDTITSLRYRYWPDHLLGEILSKRWTETAIPVILLLIVGFAFSRSIDNFLSPASLADTARQAGEIGFIALGLALVVIVGGIDLSVGSIFALTDFCALYLLDVAGWPVPAVVIATLLCGAMLGAVNGILVGYLRLRAFITTLITLIIYRSAYDLLIQRYSNAIASAFPDIPSWDFIGAGSVLGIPTVALVYIVIAIFGHIFMTRLRPGWHITAIGGSRRSAYNSGIPVRRTIALCYVASGVLTSIGALFFASRLGTVGGDIGVGLEVIVLTATVLGGITLGGGKGSVAKSAVGVLIVLLITNGLTTMNARGGVNRMALAGILLVAAMVDIRWQKNRTRIISKVYVAPTYHELPPPPPTEIGQGGPFEQNDKLRDVEAIGLGRIEAPEDVILDRHDNLYAGSRHGDIMRFLAPDYQKMEVFAHIGGQPLGMAFDREDNLYVCIGGMGLYRIKPDGTVEKATDETNRSLRSVNDDSRLRLADDLDITDDGLIFFSEATVRYEMDEWPIDGLEARGNGRIISYDTKTGATRTELRGLKFPNGICVASDGQSILFAETFGCSIKRYWFAGPKKGAVEVVMDNLPGYPDNINLASDGNYWLALVGMRSPSLDLAWKMPGFRRRMAKRVPVDEWLFPNINTGCVVKFNEQGKIVESFWDLHGENHPMITSMREHRGYLYLGGILNNRIGRYKLDNADPNFVQYDKRWGKQS, from the coding sequence ATGCCGATGCGCGACACAATCACAAGCCTGCGTTACCGCTACTGGCCTGATCATCTTCTCGGTGAGATCCTGTCCAAGCGGTGGACTGAGACGGCCATCCCGGTCATCCTTCTCTTGATCGTCGGCTTCGCATTCAGCCGGTCCATCGACAACTTCTTGTCGCCGGCGAGCCTCGCCGACACCGCGCGCCAGGCGGGTGAGATCGGCTTCATCGCGCTCGGGCTTGCGCTGGTCGTCATCGTCGGGGGCATCGATCTGTCGGTCGGATCGATCTTCGCACTGACCGATTTCTGCGCCCTCTATCTGCTCGACGTCGCCGGCTGGCCTGTTCCAGCCGTTGTGATCGCGACGCTGCTCTGCGGCGCCATGCTCGGTGCCGTCAACGGAATCCTGGTCGGATATCTGCGGTTGCGCGCCTTCATCACCACGTTGATCACGCTGATCATCTACCGTTCGGCCTACGATCTTCTGATCCAGCGCTACTCCAACGCGATCGCTTCGGCCTTCCCCGATATCCCGTCCTGGGACTTCATCGGCGCCGGTTCTGTTCTTGGCATTCCCACAGTGGCACTGGTCTATATCGTCATCGCGATCTTCGGCCACATCTTCATGACCCGTTTGCGCCCGGGCTGGCACATCACCGCGATCGGCGGCTCGCGCCGCTCGGCCTACAATTCGGGCATTCCCGTTCGTCGCACCATCGCGCTCTGCTACGTCGCGAGTGGTGTGTTGACCAGCATCGGCGCGCTGTTCTTCGCCTCCCGGCTCGGCACCGTCGGCGGCGACATCGGCGTCGGCCTCGAGGTGATCGTGCTGACTGCGACCGTGCTCGGCGGCATCACGCTCGGCGGCGGCAAGGGCTCGGTCGCCAAATCGGCCGTGGGTGTGCTGATCGTGCTCCTGATCACCAACGGCCTCACCACCATGAACGCACGCGGGGGCGTCAACCGCATGGCGCTGGCCGGCATCCTGCTCGTCGCCGCGATGGTTGACATCCGCTGGCAGAAGAACCGGACCCGCATCATCAGCAAGGTCTATGTCGCGCCGACCTACCACGAGTTACCGCCGCCACCGCCGACCGAAATCGGACAAGGTGGACCATTCGAGCAGAACGACAAGCTGCGCGACGTTGAGGCGATCGGCCTTGGCCGGATCGAGGCGCCGGAAGACGTCATCCTCGATCGCCATGACAATCTCTATGCCGGCTCGCGCCACGGCGACATCATGCGCTTCCTCGCGCCGGACTATCAGAAAATGGAGGTGTTCGCCCATATCGGCGGCCAGCCGCTCGGCATGGCCTTCGATCGCGAGGACAATCTCTACGTCTGCATCGGCGGCATGGGGCTTTATCGCATCAAGCCCGACGGCACCGTGGAAAAGGCGACTGACGAGACCAACCGGAGCCTACGCTCGGTCAACGACGACAGCCGTCTGCGGCTCGCGGACGACCTCGACATCACAGATGATGGCCTGATCTTCTTCTCGGAAGCCACGGTCCGTTACGAGATGGACGAATGGCCGATCGATGGCTTGGAGGCACGCGGCAATGGCCGCATCATCTCCTATGATACCAAGACCGGTGCGACACGCACAGAGCTGCGCGGCCTCAAATTCCCCAACGGCATCTGCGTCGCCAGCGACGGCCAGTCGATTCTGTTCGCCGAGACCTTTGGTTGCTCGATCAAGCGCTATTGGTTTGCCGGCCCGAAAAAGGGCGCGGTCGAGGTCGTCATGGACAATCTGCCCGGATACCCCGACAACATCAATCTCGCCTCCGACGGCAATTATTGGCTGGCGCTGGTCGGCATGCGCAGCCCCTCGCTCGACCTTGCCTGGAAGATGCCGGGCTTCCGCCGTCGCATGGCCAAGCGCGTTCCCGTCGACGAATGGCTGTTCCCCAACATCAACACCGGCTGCGTGGTCAAGTTCAACGAGCAGGGCAAGATCGTCGAGTCGTTCTGGGATCTGCATGGCGAAAACCATCCGATGATCACCTCGATGCGCGAGCATCGCGGCTATCTCTATCTCGGCGGCATCCTCAATAACCGGATCGGCCGCTACAAGCTCGACAATGCCGATCCGAATTTCGTCCAATATGACAAGCGGTGGGGGAAGCAGTCGTGA
- a CDS encoding sugar ABC transporter ATP-binding protein: MSDIALSLRKATKLYAGVPAIDGVDFDLRRGEIHALVGENGAGKSTLTKVMAGVVTLTSGTMAVDGAEVAPKTPLEARNLGIAMVFQENSLVPTMTVAQNLFLGQEKFYNRLRGIYIAAQQFLQSLNFDVTPTATVSGLGAAKKQMVEIARAVLHRAKVIIFDEPTASLTPEEKKYFFDLVRDLKKRGVSIVFISHALEEALLLADRITVLRDGKHVVTDDVAKFDRAAIVQAMVGRDLSNTLYGTRKSSVRPVGARVLTVQNLKMAPMVKNNSLSVFSGQITGVFGLVGAGRTETFKIVAGVLKRDFFHGGEILLHDQPVRYRVPAPAVKAGIAYVTEDRKVEGFFETSSIARNIYLGLLSKFPRGRMMLSRRETDAVGKTWIERLKVRAISNDGKVVELSGGNQQKVVIAKSLVQEPELIIFDEPTRGVDVGAIVEIHELINRLADEGKAVVVISSYLPEIMALSDRILVSRQGKVVEEFSALEATEEKIMYAAIH, encoded by the coding sequence ATGAGCGACATCGCACTTTCGCTGCGCAAGGCGACGAAGCTCTACGCCGGCGTCCCCGCCATCGACGGGGTCGACTTCGATCTGCGCCGCGGCGAGATCCACGCGCTGGTCGGCGAGAACGGTGCCGGCAAGTCGACCCTCACCAAGGTGATGGCCGGCGTGGTGACGCTGACGTCGGGGACCATGGCGGTCGACGGTGCCGAAGTCGCGCCGAAGACGCCGCTCGAGGCGCGCAATCTCGGGATCGCCATGGTGTTCCAGGAAAACAGCCTGGTACCGACCATGACGGTGGCGCAAAACCTGTTTCTCGGACAGGAGAAGTTCTACAACCGCCTGCGCGGCATCTACATCGCCGCGCAGCAGTTTCTGCAATCGCTCAATTTCGATGTCACGCCGACCGCGACCGTCAGCGGCCTTGGCGCGGCCAAGAAGCAGATGGTCGAGATTGCGCGCGCGGTCCTGCACCGTGCCAAAGTCATCATCTTCGACGAGCCGACCGCATCGCTGACGCCTGAGGAGAAGAAATATTTCTTCGACCTTGTCCGCGATCTCAAGAAGCGCGGGGTCTCGATCGTCTTCATATCGCACGCGCTGGAAGAAGCGCTGCTGCTCGCCGACCGCATCACGGTGCTGCGCGACGGCAAGCATGTCGTCACCGACGATGTCGCCAAGTTCGACCGCGCCGCGATCGTGCAGGCCATGGTCGGGCGCGACCTCTCCAACACGCTCTATGGCACGCGCAAGAGCAGCGTGCGGCCGGTCGGCGCGCGGGTGCTCACGGTGCAGAACCTGAAGATGGCGCCGATGGTGAAGAACAACTCGCTGTCGGTGTTTTCCGGCCAGATCACCGGCGTATTCGGCCTCGTCGGCGCGGGCCGCACCGAAACGTTCAAGATCGTCGCCGGCGTGCTCAAACGCGACTTCTTCCATGGCGGCGAGATCCTGCTACACGACCAGCCGGTGCGCTACCGCGTGCCGGCGCCGGCGGTGAAGGCCGGCATTGCCTATGTCACGGAGGATCGCAAGGTCGAGGGCTTTTTCGAGACCTCTTCCATCGCGCGCAACATCTATCTCGGCCTGCTATCGAAGTTTCCGCGGGGACGCATGATGCTGTCGCGGCGGGAGACCGATGCGGTCGGCAAGACCTGGATCGAGCGGCTGAAGGTTCGCGCCATCAGCAACGACGGCAAGGTGGTCGAACTGTCGGGCGGCAACCAGCAGAAGGTCGTGATCGCGAAGTCGCTGGTGCAGGAGCCCGAGTTGATCATCTTCGACGAGCCGACCCGCGGCGTCGACGTCGGCGCCATCGTCGAGATCCACGAGCTGATCAACCGCCTCGCCGACGAGGGCAAGGCGGTGGTGGTGATCTCGTCCTATCTGCCCGAGATCATGGCGCTGTCCGACCGCATCCTGGTCTCGCGCCAGGGCAAGGTGGTGGAAGAGTTCTCCGCGCTGGAAGCGACGGAAGAGAAGATCATGTACGCGGCGATCCACTGA
- a CDS encoding DUF2059 domain-containing protein: MSRRLLAIAGILLLLVGSAFAQAPSPEAMNAARKLVATLKVADQYRTLLPQLLLKLRPVVAQDRPEIERDYDAMTAPGAEIYAPFFTAMVDQIAAIYAASFTLDELRQIEAFYAQPAGQKFLAQSDALAQASAQIAQDVSQKASDQLKQRLIEALRQKGHKL; encoded by the coding sequence ATGTCCAGACGTTTGCTCGCGATCGCAGGTATCCTCCTGCTCCTCGTCGGCAGCGCTTTCGCGCAAGCGCCGTCGCCGGAGGCGATGAATGCGGCGCGCAAGCTCGTGGCGACGCTGAAGGTCGCCGATCAATATCGCACGCTGCTGCCCCAGCTGCTGCTCAAGCTGCGGCCGGTGGTGGCGCAGGACAGGCCGGAGATCGAGCGCGATTATGATGCGATGACGGCGCCGGGCGCCGAAATCTACGCGCCATTCTTCACCGCGATGGTCGACCAGATCGCCGCCATCTATGCCGCAAGCTTCACACTGGACGAGTTGCGCCAGATCGAGGCGTTCTACGCCCAACCGGCCGGACAGAAGTTCCTGGCGCAATCTGACGCGCTGGCGCAGGCGAGCGCGCAGATCGCCCAGGATGTCAGCCAGAAGGCCTCCGACCAATTGAAGCAACGCCTGATCGAGGCGCTGCGCCAGAAAGGGCACAAGCTGTAA
- a CDS encoding OpgC domain-containing protein — protein MIIRDQAALLAPVERDLRLDLFRGIGLWMIFLDHIPHDVVAWLTLRNYGFSDAAEFFVFISGYLVGWIYGPIIAGGWFLAALKRLWTRTAEMYVAHIMLFLLFTAQIARTARRFDNPMYEHEFNVFNFLAHPDELIGQAILLKYKPVNLDVLPLYITLVFASPFIVWCLVRRPNLTLAASVVLYLLSRWFDWNVASYPPGTTWYFNPFCWQLMFVFAAWCGIGQIEKISQFVWSKAAMTLAAAWLVFAFIIVMTWHIHTLEAMIPKWMIKAIYPIDKTDLDMLRLTHFLALAIWVTYFLPRNWKALQTAWLRPIILCGQHSLPIFCLGVFLSFSAHWILTQYTKGVWEQLAVSFLGIIIMIGVAWLLDRAERVPNLFVKVSEVEDPQTAAVEIVPAAPARR, from the coding sequence ATGATCATACGGGACCAGGCAGCACTGTTGGCGCCGGTCGAGCGCGACTTGCGGCTCGACCTCTTCCGCGGCATCGGGCTGTGGATGATCTTCCTCGATCACATTCCCCACGACGTCGTGGCCTGGCTGACGCTGCGCAATTACGGCTTCAGCGACGCCGCCGAGTTCTTCGTCTTCATTTCCGGCTATCTGGTCGGCTGGATCTACGGGCCGATCATCGCCGGCGGCTGGTTCCTCGCCGCGCTGAAGCGGCTGTGGACGCGAACGGCGGAAATGTACGTCGCGCACATCATGCTGTTCCTCCTGTTCACCGCGCAGATCGCCCGCACCGCGCGCCGCTTCGACAATCCGATGTACGAGCACGAGTTCAACGTCTTCAATTTCCTGGCGCATCCGGACGAACTGATCGGGCAGGCGATCCTGTTGAAATACAAGCCGGTCAATCTCGACGTGCTGCCGCTCTACATCACGCTGGTGTTCGCCTCGCCCTTCATCGTCTGGTGCCTGGTGCGCCGGCCGAACCTGACGCTGGCGGCGTCCGTGGTGCTCTACCTGCTGTCGCGCTGGTTCGACTGGAACGTCGCCTCCTACCCGCCGGGCACGACCTGGTATTTCAATCCGTTCTGCTGGCAGCTGATGTTCGTGTTCGCCGCCTGGTGCGGCATCGGCCAGATCGAGAAGATCAGCCAATTTGTGTGGTCGAAGGCCGCCATGACGCTGGCCGCGGCCTGGCTCGTCTTCGCCTTCATCATTGTGATGACCTGGCACATCCATACGCTCGAGGCGATGATCCCGAAATGGATGATCAAGGCGATCTACCCGATTGACAAGACCGACCTCGACATGCTGCGCCTCACGCATTTCCTGGCGCTGGCGATCTGGGTAACGTATTTCCTCCCGCGCAACTGGAAGGCACTGCAGACGGCGTGGCTGCGTCCGATCATCCTCTGCGGCCAGCATTCGCTGCCGATCTTCTGTCTCGGCGTGTTCCTGTCGTTCTCCGCGCACTGGATCCTGACGCAATACACCAAGGGCGTCTGGGAGCAGCTCGCGGTCTCCTTCCTCGGCATCATCATCATGATCGGCGTCGCCTGGCTGCTCGATCGCGCCGAGCGTGTGCCGAACCTGTTTGTAAAAGTGTCGGAGGTCGAAGACCCCCAAACCGCCGCCGTCGAGATCGTGCCTGCCGCGCCGGCGCGCCGCTGA
- a CDS encoding ATP-binding protein, with translation MQCVACQSKIDPGDNWCSKCGEPVRRSEPDSERRFVTILRADVIDSTGLIAELDPEEAVSRLEPALVAMRGAVRQFGGIVSKELGDGVAAVFGAPIADDNHAPLACHAAIELVRRVAGLGDAGLQVRVGVHSGHVVAYMVASEFSKVYEMGGPAQHLAARLEAAAEANQIYVSEACQALAEGHVRFEFLGGKLLRGFSQPVPVYRIVGASDLSSWRVRRARSVSRFVDRATERALLARAAEGAGATRQTVLLLGDAGIGKSRLAHEFAQAQKANGWRLIDAECSPNLQGAPFSTLKRFLLTALDTIAKGTESPTDPRRNLPEIQQCALDAVLDVPISNQRWSELEPHARGRAISDASCAVVAAMARRQRTLLLLEDLHWIDRASDGVVAAIASLPVPGLLVLLTTRPNGMPVWIARCRAEVVAMRPLDDDSGLEMLSDMLGSSATNADLKSRIISHTANVPLFIEEVCRGLKDSGTLRGEWGDLALVRPIDELGIPSSIQGVIAARLDRVPKQERSVLQVAAALGARASEATLRNISLLPEDALRGCLVSLDRAELLVRIDSELEDSLEFRHEMVRQVTYESMVEKVRDDIHARILATLESDESRADEPDTLCYHAVRAKDWYKAFNHGRSAGRKWLGRSAFADAANYFEIAMVALDKTPATRMREIDAIDLRMEARATFIASGQVAEWLDLGKEAERRAGAIDDIGRKVAAMTVRAGAQNFYGAPVEAVAIGEEVVALAESSGHPGWRNLAQYGLGQAYFLAGRYRGAKEMLATAGAHLAGPAASAPIGTTPQSLLVLCCMMGSITHTVLGEFDAAEQLQREAAAIADETGRPYDRVAAAYSGGWLMLGRGDAAAAATVLEDGFVLAQKHGIRLFVPVLACHLGMAYLEQGLFDRARRMLTEAREEARAVGYTSAVLRSSIYLALATNQLGDVRAAQNMLREARNTARQQGFSGLEAEALFGEAVVTPPASEDRTMILAALRAAIAIASESGAKPLREKAEAMLNSMLAGGDQLA, from the coding sequence ATGCAATGCGTCGCGTGTCAGTCGAAGATCGATCCAGGCGATAACTGGTGCTCCAAATGCGGGGAGCCTGTGCGTCGTTCGGAGCCGGACAGCGAACGCCGGTTCGTGACGATTCTTCGCGCCGACGTCATCGACTCGACGGGGCTCATAGCCGAGCTAGACCCGGAGGAGGCGGTCTCGCGCCTGGAGCCGGCCCTGGTCGCGATGAGAGGTGCGGTGCGTCAGTTCGGAGGCATCGTCAGCAAGGAGCTAGGGGACGGAGTTGCGGCTGTGTTCGGGGCTCCGATTGCGGACGACAATCATGCTCCGCTGGCCTGCCATGCGGCGATCGAGCTGGTCCGGCGTGTTGCAGGTCTTGGCGATGCAGGGCTTCAGGTGCGCGTGGGCGTCCACTCCGGCCATGTTGTCGCTTACATGGTCGCAAGCGAGTTCTCCAAGGTCTACGAGATGGGGGGGCCGGCTCAGCATCTGGCCGCGCGCCTCGAGGCGGCGGCTGAGGCGAATCAGATCTACGTGTCGGAAGCCTGTCAGGCACTCGCCGAAGGGCATGTCCGCTTCGAGTTTCTGGGTGGCAAGTTGTTGCGCGGCTTCAGCCAGCCCGTGCCGGTGTACCGGATTGTGGGCGCGAGCGACCTGTCGAGCTGGCGAGTGCGACGGGCGCGCAGCGTCTCCCGCTTTGTCGACCGCGCGACCGAGCGGGCACTTCTGGCGCGCGCTGCGGAGGGGGCCGGGGCGACCCGTCAGACGGTTCTGTTGCTCGGCGATGCCGGTATTGGCAAATCGCGGCTCGCTCATGAATTTGCCCAGGCGCAGAAGGCCAACGGCTGGCGGTTGATCGACGCCGAGTGCAGCCCGAACCTCCAGGGGGCTCCGTTCAGCACGCTCAAGCGGTTTTTGCTTACTGCTTTGGACACGATTGCCAAGGGCACCGAAAGTCCGACAGATCCCAGGAGGAACCTTCCAGAGATACAGCAATGCGCACTCGACGCGGTGCTCGATGTGCCGATCTCGAATCAGCGATGGAGCGAGCTGGAGCCTCACGCGCGGGGACGCGCGATCTCCGATGCAAGCTGTGCCGTCGTCGCGGCCATGGCTCGTCGCCAGCGGACGTTGCTCCTGCTCGAGGATTTGCACTGGATCGACCGCGCGAGCGACGGCGTTGTGGCCGCCATCGCATCGCTGCCGGTGCCCGGCCTCCTCGTGCTTCTCACCACCCGCCCGAACGGGATGCCCGTCTGGATTGCACGCTGCCGCGCCGAGGTCGTCGCGATGCGGCCGCTCGACGACGATTCCGGGCTGGAAATGTTGTCCGACATGCTCGGGTCCTCGGCGACCAATGCCGATCTGAAGAGCCGGATCATTTCCCACACGGCCAACGTGCCGCTGTTCATCGAGGAGGTCTGCCGCGGGCTGAAGGACAGCGGCACCTTGCGCGGCGAATGGGGCGACCTCGCGCTGGTGCGCCCGATCGACGAGCTCGGCATTCCCAGCAGCATTCAGGGTGTGATTGCGGCGCGCCTTGACCGGGTGCCGAAGCAGGAGCGCTCCGTCTTGCAGGTCGCGGCCGCACTGGGGGCGCGTGCGAGCGAGGCCACGCTGCGGAACATTTCGCTCTTGCCTGAGGACGCCTTACGCGGCTGTCTTGTCTCTCTCGATCGCGCCGAGCTGCTGGTTCGAATCGACAGCGAATTGGAGGATTCGCTGGAGTTTCGCCACGAGATGGTTCGCCAGGTGACCTACGAATCGATGGTCGAGAAGGTGCGCGACGATATTCACGCGCGCATTCTTGCGACGCTGGAGAGCGACGAAAGCCGTGCCGATGAGCCCGATACGCTCTGCTATCACGCTGTGCGGGCCAAGGATTGGTACAAAGCGTTCAACCACGGCAGAAGCGCAGGAAGAAAATGGCTAGGCCGCTCGGCTTTCGCTGATGCCGCCAATTATTTCGAGATTGCGATGGTCGCCCTCGACAAGACACCGGCGACCCGCATGCGGGAGATCGACGCCATCGATCTTCGGATGGAGGCGCGGGCAACGTTCATCGCATCCGGTCAGGTCGCCGAATGGCTGGACTTGGGAAAAGAGGCCGAACGGCGCGCCGGCGCGATCGACGATATCGGACGGAAGGTCGCCGCCATGACGGTAAGGGCCGGCGCCCAGAACTTCTATGGCGCCCCGGTCGAGGCCGTTGCGATCGGTGAAGAGGTCGTTGCTCTGGCAGAAAGCTCCGGTCATCCCGGTTGGCGTAATCTCGCGCAATACGGTCTCGGTCAGGCCTATTTTCTGGCCGGCCGGTACCGTGGCGCCAAAGAGATGCTGGCCACGGCTGGCGCCCATCTCGCCGGCCCGGCAGCCAGTGCGCCGATCGGGACGACGCCGCAGTCTCTCCTGGTCCTTTGCTGCATGATGGGTAGCATCACCCACACCGTCCTGGGGGAGTTCGACGCCGCCGAGCAGCTTCAGCGCGAGGCCGCCGCGATCGCGGACGAGACCGGCCGTCCCTACGATCGCGTCGCTGCCGCCTATAGCGGCGGCTGGCTGATGCTGGGCCGGGGCGATGCGGCAGCGGCCGCCACCGTTCTCGAAGACGGTTTTGTGCTGGCGCAGAAGCATGGCATCCGGCTGTTCGTGCCGGTGCTCGCCTGCCATCTCGGCATGGCCTATCTGGAGCAGGGCTTGTTCGATCGGGCGCGCCGCATGCTGACTGAAGCGCGCGAAGAGGCGCGCGCCGTCGGCTATACCTCGGCGGTGCTGCGCTCCTCGATCTACCTGGCGCTTGCGACCAACCAGCTCGGCGATGTCCGGGCGGCGCAGAACATGTTGCGCGAGGCGCGCAACACCGCGCGGCAGCAGGGCTTTTCCGGCCTCGAGGCCGAGGCCCTGTTCGGCGAGGCCGTGGTGACGCCGCCCGCGAGCGAGGACCGGACCATGATCCTCGCTGCGCTCCGCGCTGCGATCGCCATCGCCTCGGAAAGCGGTGCAAAGCCGCTGCGGGAGAAAGCCGAGGCGATGCTGAACAGCATGCTCGCCGGTGGCGATCAACTCGCCTGA